The Acidithiobacillus thiooxidans ATCC 19377 DNA window CGAACGGTAGCCGCTACAGTACCTTGGCTCTATCTGCATGGGGTGTCTTCCGGCCACATGCAGGAAGCCCTTTCCATTTTGCTGGGTGATGAGGCCAAGGGACTTTCACCTGCGGTGTTGGGACGTCTCAAGGCGGAGTGGGCGCAAGAGTATGCCCATTGGCAACACCGCTCCCTACAGGGAAAGCGCTATGCTTACTGGTGGGTAGACGGTATTTATACGAACCTCCGTGCGGAGGAGGATCCGCGTATCTGCCTGCTGGTGATTATCGGCGTGACGGCAGAGGGCAAGAAAGAGCTGGTCAGTGTCAGTGACGGCCTGCGCGAATCCAAAGCTTCCTGGCTGGAGATCCTGCGTGACCTGCAGGCGCGCGGTCTGGAGACGGCCCCTTTGCTCGCCATTGGGGATGGTGCCATGGGGTTTTGGGCCGCACTGGATGAAGCCTATCCCGAAACTGGTCAGCAACGCTGCTGGGTGCATAAGACCGCCAACATTCTCAACGAACTTCCCAAAGCCCAACAGAGCAAAGCCAAGGCAGCGTTGCAGGAAATCTGGATGGCCGCCAATCGCCAGGCTGCGGAAAAAGCACTGGACGTGTTTGTGCGCAATTACCAGGCAAAGTATCCCAAGGCCGTGGCTAAACTGGAAAAAGATCGGGCTGAATTGCTCGCTTTCTATGATTTTCCGGCCGAACACTGGCGGCATATCCGGACCACCAATGCCATTGAGTCCACCTTCGCTACGGTACGCCACCGGACTACCCGGACGAAGAACTGTGTATCACGCAGCAGCTTTCTGGGATTGGGTTTCAAGATGCTGCAGCAGGCTGAAAAACGCTGGATTGGGATTTATGCTCCAGAGAAAGTCCTGCAGCTTTTTGCAGGGGTGAAATTTATCGATGGCTTACCGGCTAACCTCACCCTGCCGGATGATCAACAGACCGCCGCCTGATCTATGTCAGAAAATGCTCATACACCAGATTTGACTATAGCTCAGCGCAGCGTACGAAGGTGCAAGCACAAGATCTTCCCAAGGCGCTAAACATTTCAGAAGGGGACTACCAGAAACTGATTTCCGGTCCCGAGCAGTCGCTGACGCTGTCAGCCACTGTATTCGCACAGGTGGCAGATTGGCTCCAAATCTCGATCGTCGGCACGCTCGCAGCAGCAGGAGTTGGCGATTTTGATGCGCGACATGATCAGCATTTAAAGAGTCAGTGCATCGATTTTGCCCTGGATAAAATCGCTCGGCATCCCGTGCTCGGAAAGCTGCTGCCGGTCGAGATATACCTTGCTGAGGAACGGGTGCGTGAAAGCTTTGTGCGCCTGTATCAAGAAGAAATGGGGACGCAGTTAATCCCAGAGGAGGTAGACTGGGACGAAATTCTGGATGCGATGATAGTTCTCCAGGTCCAGTCCAGAGCGTATCGTCAACAAATATAAGACATCGTTTTCAAGACCGCCTTTGTGCGGTCTTTTTTTTTTGCACATAAAAACCCCGGAAGATCCGGGGCTGAAACTGACTACTGATATTACGCGATGATCTCACACAGCCGGTCTATCTTCCAGGTCGTGGGCCTTGTATGGCTGGCTTGGACAGTATATTGGGCTGTGATCACATGCTCCTCTATCTCCTCGGAATTTGTAGCTGTAGCAACAGCCACTCCGATATCCATGTGGATTTCAAACAGACAAGCCTTTTTGGGGGTCCGACCGCAAAACTCAATCACGGGAAACAGCTTCTTCAAAATGGGCCGTAACCGGGCAAGGTGCTGGGTATCCTGCAGCAATTGATGGATAATTTCCTCCGTGGTGATTTCCTGTTGTTTGCGGATGTTATCCGGATCCGTCACGAGGATCTGTTGTTCAAGTGCGCGGCACTCCTCTTTCATCGTCGTGAGGCACGTAAAAAGCCTGGAAATGCTATCTACCAGCGTGTCGTCCCCACTGCTGATGTATTGAGCCAATATTCCCTGATAAGCTTTTTCCTGAATGCGGATTTCTTTCCGTAGTCTGGTCACTGCCTGCATATCGTCCGTTTTTAACTTATCCGCTAATCTTTCACGGTATGCTATTAATACATCAGGGTCAGCTACGACCTGCTTTATGACCGCCCCCAAAAGTTCCAGGACCCCGTCGACTCCAGCACCGCTTGTTTGTGCCGGAAGATCGGGGCTAACGGCTTTGCGGCTCGCACAAGCAGAGCAATAAAGCACTCTGGATGTATGGCTGGGAGAGGTTAACGATAAATTACCCCCGCAGATCCCACAAGTGACAAGGCCCGCGAGAAGGTGGTCCGATCGCGTTTTTTGGCCTGTGTACCCTTTAACCTTGTTGCATTGGTGCCACAGCGAGTCATCAACCAGCCGCAGGTGCGGTCGAGAGAATGTTTGAGCTTTGTTGTCGGCAATCAACCCTGCTTTCTTTGAGGAATATCGATAAGAGGCGCTGCCACGGTATACAAAATCTCCCCGGTAAATCGGATTCCTGATGATGTTGCTTACTGTGGAGCCGAGCCAGAGAGATTTGCTTCCATCTCTGGGACGCGGAGGCAATACTTTCTGCTGATTCAGCTTTCGTGCAATTTTGGAAAGCGTTGTTCCCGACGCTCTTTGACCATAAATATTTTTAACAACATCAGCTTCAACAGGGCTTACTTCCCACAACGTCCCGGC harbors:
- a CDS encoding IS256 family transposase — translated: MGELGLGIEGILRRAARSLIEQAIEAEVAVLLEEFATVRMVDGRQAVVRNGHLPEREILTALGPVPVKVPKVRDRSGSGIKFNSVLAPPYVRKSRTVAATVPWLYLHGVSSGHMQEALSILLGDEAKGLSPAVLGRLKAEWAQEYAHWQHRSLQGKRYAYWWVDGIYTNLRAEEDPRICLLVIIGVTAEGKKELVSVSDGLRESKASWLEILRDLQARGLETAPLLAIGDGAMGFWAALDEAYPETGQQRCWVHKTANILNELPKAQQSKAKAALQEIWMAANRQAAEKALDVFVRNYQAKYPKAVAKLEKDRAELLAFYDFPAEHWRHIRTTNAIESTFATVRHRTTRTKNCVSRSSFLGLGFKMLQQAEKRWIGIYAPEKVLQLFAGVKFIDGLPANLTLPDDQQTAA
- a CDS encoding recombinase family protein, with product MYNIGIYARYSTADQAATSIEDQIRRCRNTIKSKGLLVSKEYVFQDKAISGSASVQSQRAGYNDLINAIKSKKINLLVVDEISRLSRNSSQVFGLKDLIREHQVRLITVDGIDSQAAEWEILVGLGGILAQEEIDNVRFLTVRGMVGQLERGYMLAAPAYGYRRVRVDAAGQPARNEEEVAGTLWEVSPVEADVVKNIYGQRASGTTLSKIARKLNQQKVLPPRPRDGSKSLWLGSTVSNIIRNPIYRGDFVYRGSASYRYSSKKAGLIADNKAQTFSRPHLRLVDDSLWHQCNKVKGYTGQKTRSDHLLAGLVTCGICGGNLSLTSPSHTSRVLYCSACASRKAVSPDLPAQTSGAGVDGVLELLGAVIKQVVADPDVLIAYRERLADKLKTDDMQAVTRLRKEIRIQEKAYQGILAQYISSGDDTLVDSISRLFTCLTTMKEECRALEQQILVTDPDNIRKQQEITTEEIIHQLLQDTQHLARLRPILKKLFPVIEFCGRTPKKACLFEIHMDIGVAVATATNSEEIEEHVITAQYTVQASHTRPTTWKIDRLCEIIA